Proteins encoded in a region of the Spiribacter sp. 1M189 genome:
- the rplS gene encoding 50S ribosomal protein L19: MSNIIEELEREQVEQTGRSLDDINPGDTVLVNVWVREGNRERAQPFEGVVIAKRNRGLNSSFTLRKVSHGEGVERVFQLHSPLIESIKVKRRGDVRRAKLYFLRERRGKAARIKEKVRAKSRTAS, encoded by the coding sequence ATGAGCAACATCATTGAAGAACTGGAGCGCGAGCAGGTCGAGCAGACCGGGCGCTCGCTGGACGACATCAACCCGGGCGATACCGTCCTGGTCAACGTCTGGGTGCGTGAAGGCAACCGCGAGCGTGCCCAGCCCTTCGAGGGTGTGGTCATTGCCAAGCGGAACCGGGGTCTGAATTCCTCGTTCACGCTTCGCAAAGTCTCCCACGGCGAGGGCGTAGAGCGTGTTTTCCAGCTCCACAGCCCGCTGATCGAGAGCATCAAGGTCAAGCGACGTGGCGACGTGCGTCGCGCGAAGCTGTACTTCCTGCGCGAGCGTCGTGGCAAGGCGGCCCGGATCAAGGAGAAGGTGCGCGCCAAGAGCCGCACCGCCTCCTGA